The Maridesulfovibrio ferrireducens genome window below encodes:
- a CDS encoding polysaccharide deacetylase family protein — protein sequence MIWGPLLRTYKNRYAAFLARTVIHKTAPADFFLKFMSKQKNPFGTAAYVLTFDFDFEKDIEAFPYLLDVLKKHNIQAGFAVIGKFVEKYPDIHKRAVDAGHEIINHSYTHPDNPHWAPDRYFNKLPYTEQKDEIEKAHEICHKILGIDPIGFRTPHYGNLHTESVYPILAELGYKYSSSTAACGYKGFGAPSMHSHGIMEIPTGCSLNFPLAIFDSWNMLRKKKPFLGDDAKFVQEFQKTIQVIVENKLFLTHYFDPYDVIKNGKIDIILETLQQSNISTILYRDLFN from the coding sequence GTGATTTGGGGCCCACTCTTAAGGACTTACAAGAATCGCTATGCAGCTTTTTTAGCGAGAACTGTTATCCACAAAACCGCGCCAGCTGATTTTTTCCTCAAATTCATGAGTAAACAAAAAAACCCGTTTGGCACTGCGGCATATGTCCTCACGTTCGATTTCGACTTCGAAAAGGACATTGAAGCATTTCCGTACCTGCTTGATGTACTGAAAAAACATAACATTCAGGCAGGATTTGCTGTCATAGGTAAGTTTGTTGAAAAATATCCTGATATTCACAAAAGAGCTGTTGACGCTGGGCATGAGATTATTAACCACTCATACACCCATCCAGATAATCCGCACTGGGCGCCAGACAGGTATTTTAACAAACTGCCCTACACAGAACAAAAAGATGAAATCGAAAAAGCCCACGAGATTTGCCATAAAATTTTAGGGATAGACCCTATCGGTTTCAGAACGCCCCATTACGGCAATCTGCATACTGAATCAGTCTATCCAATACTTGCAGAACTCGGATACAAGTACAGCAGCTCTACTGCCGCTTGCGGCTATAAAGGATTCGGAGCGCCCTCCATGCACTCACATGGAATAATGGAAATACCCACTGGGTGCAGTCTCAACTTCCCATTAGCTATTTTTGATTCATGGAACATGTTACGCAAAAAAAAACCTTTTCTAGGTGATGATGCTAAGTTTGTTCAGGAATTTCAAAAAACAATACAAGTCATTGTAGAAAATAAATTATTTTTAACACACTATTTCGACCCGTATGATGTGATAAAAAATGGCAAAATAGACATAATTCTCGAAACTCTGCAACAGTCTAATATTTCTACCATTCTTTACAGAGATCTATTCAATTGA
- a CDS encoding WbqC family protein yields MICAIMQPTYLSWVGYFDLIDQVDTFVFFDNVIFDKRSWQQRNRILTPRGLEFLTIPISSKGAYKQLINETKIESAHFVQKHLRTIKNNYSKAAYYNDFYDEFCIVMKDLSQSLSLSELNIGLIKWFCTKFGITTNFITSSKLNTTGNRSKLLVDILNKVKSNEYITPPGSINYIVEDKEIFDSNSINVYVQNYVPYEYRQTVSGFTPYASALDLLLNAGPDCLKIIRQGRSPNTALEEYCQEKNTTN; encoded by the coding sequence TTGATTTGTGCGATAATGCAACCAACCTACCTTTCATGGGTAGGATATTTTGATTTAATAGACCAAGTCGATACTTTTGTTTTTTTTGACAATGTAATTTTTGACAAAAGAAGCTGGCAACAACGTAATAGGATATTAACTCCTAGGGGATTAGAATTTCTAACAATCCCTATTTCTTCAAAGGGAGCATATAAACAACTCATTAACGAAACAAAAATAGAATCAGCCCATTTTGTACAAAAACATCTTCGTACAATAAAAAATAACTACTCTAAGGCTGCCTACTACAATGATTTTTATGATGAATTCTGTATTGTTATGAAAGATCTTTCACAATCTTTATCCCTCTCAGAGCTAAATATCGGCCTAATAAAGTGGTTTTGCACAAAATTTGGAATAACGACTAACTTTATTACATCATCAAAATTGAACACAACAGGCAATAGGTCTAAATTATTAGTGGACATCTTGAATAAGGTCAAAAGCAACGAATATATAACTCCCCCCGGAAGCATTAATTACATTGTTGAAGACAAAGAAATATTCGATTCAAACTCCATAAATGTCTACGTTCAAAACTATGTTCCTTATGAATATCGCCAGACAGTATCAGGCTTTACTCCATACGCATCTGCCCTAGATTTACTTTTAAATGCCGGACCTGATTGTTTAAAAATAATTAGACAAGGAAGATCACCAAACACAGCGCTAGAAGAATATTGCCAAGAAAAAAATACAACTAATTAA
- a CDS encoding glycosyltransferase, whose protein sequence is MIDKKYDIGIIGNICSVDLNTAESLAHLGLKTIVFDTTNATKKNQVIDNFHKKEDILYDVYRPTGSLDFFRMACLCHVIFSYTGAILGPLKKIYPLKFLPQFPPIINISTGSDIAEFLDEKSIKSFLFRLHLNTSPLNWMVEYPHALKNIQKYKIKNVHFMPFPAFRLPENKLPLPQNQDKIIFLHPSHLDWQASDNTKGRTSTKGNDRFLKAFIRAVKNGLRAECVIIDRGSDRLLARELIEKSGVKDHFIWKKDLTRDDFFIEIKKCHVVVDQFDCGGLGGIAVEAMASGRPVMTYIETNCSRLQYGLDTPPIINCWSEDEIYTQIMNCVSLPFVKDKAEESYLWVNRQHRVDIVFEKVLFYVSLLTGKTIKDYGWLKTAYSQRT, encoded by the coding sequence ATGATTGATAAAAAATATGATATCGGAATCATAGGTAATATTTGTTCTGTAGATCTCAACACTGCTGAATCTTTAGCTCACCTTGGATTAAAAACTATCGTCTTTGATACAACAAATGCGACCAAAAAAAATCAGGTAATTGATAACTTTCACAAGAAAGAAGATATACTTTACGATGTATACCGTCCCACTGGAAGTTTAGATTTTTTCCGCATGGCTTGTTTATGCCACGTAATTTTCAGTTACACTGGAGCAATACTTGGGCCTTTAAAAAAAATTTATCCTTTAAAATTTCTCCCTCAATTCCCGCCAATCATTAACATTTCTACTGGATCTGATATAGCTGAATTTCTTGACGAAAAAAGCATTAAATCATTTTTATTCCGCTTACATCTCAACACATCACCTCTTAACTGGATGGTCGAGTATCCGCATGCTCTTAAAAACATCCAAAAATACAAAATAAAAAATGTACACTTCATGCCTTTCCCGGCCTTCCGGCTTCCTGAAAATAAATTGCCTCTCCCACAAAATCAGGACAAAATAATTTTCTTGCACCCTTCGCATTTAGACTGGCAAGCTTCTGATAACACTAAAGGAAGAACTTCCACCAAGGGCAACGATAGATTCCTCAAAGCGTTTATACGTGCCGTAAAAAATGGATTAAGGGCTGAATGTGTTATCATAGATAGAGGATCTGATAGATTACTTGCCAGAGAACTTATTGAGAAATCTGGAGTTAAGGACCATTTTATATGGAAAAAAGATCTCACGCGTGATGATTTTTTCATTGAAATCAAAAAATGCCACGTTGTTGTTGATCAATTTGATTGCGGTGGCCTTGGAGGAATTGCAGTTGAAGCAATGGCTTCGGGCCGTCCTGTCATGACATACATTGAAACCAATTGTTCTCGTCTTCAATACGGATTAGACACTCCACCAATTATAAATTGCTGGTCCGAAGATGAAATTTATACTCAAATCATGAATTGTGTAAGCCTACCCTTTGTAAAAGACAAAGCTGAAGAATCTTACCTTTGGGTCAACAGACAACACAGAGTAGATATAGTTTTTGAGAAAGTTTTGTTTTATGTTTCTTTGCTTACAGGAAAAACAATTAAAGACTATGGGTGGTTAAAAACCGCTTATTCTCAACGCACATAA
- a CDS encoding SDR family NAD(P)-dependent oxidoreductase translates to MIILIGASSDIGKQLLPMLLETDTVLGTARNREKLSEFIDNKKFTCAELDLTCKESINSFCEKIGKLKENITLINLSSISIDKLFLGYSSEEWDTVLNINLNGGIKILQTTIPLMMRAGWGRIINISSVVAKNSVVGAAAYAASKAGVTAMTKTMAHEYGRFGITANTLTLGYFNTGLTKTLDSNRQKTVLERIPSRKFGECKNIFYAIEYIIKSDYLNGSEITIDGGLM, encoded by the coding sequence ATGATTATTTTGATCGGCGCGTCCAGTGATATAGGCAAACAATTGCTCCCCATGCTGCTTGAGACAGACACAGTTCTGGGCACAGCACGGAACAGAGAAAAGCTCTCCGAATTTATAGATAATAAAAAATTCACATGTGCAGAACTTGATCTTACCTGCAAAGAGTCTATCAACTCTTTCTGTGAAAAAATCGGAAAGCTTAAGGAAAATATCACCCTGATAAATTTATCTTCTATCTCAATAGACAAGCTATTCCTCGGCTATTCTTCCGAAGAATGGGACACAGTGCTCAATATCAATCTCAATGGCGGAATTAAAATTTTACAGACAACTATCCCTTTAATGATGCGCGCAGGATGGGGTCGGATAATTAATATCTCTTCTGTCGTTGCAAAAAACAGCGTTGTTGGTGCTGCCGCATATGCAGCAAGCAAGGCAGGTGTGACAGCCATGACCAAAACCATGGCTCATGAATACGGACGATTTGGGATTACTGCGAACACATTAACTCTCGGATATTTTAATACCGGGCTAACAAAAACCCTTGATAGCAATAGACAAAAAACCGTATTAGAAAGAATTCCTTCAAGAAAATTCGGTGAATGTAAAAACATTTTTTATGCCATTGAATACATAATTAAATCCGACTACCTAAATGGATCAGAAATTACTATCGATGGCGGATTGATGTAA
- a CDS encoding AAC(3) family N-acetyltransferase, whose product MFLNIYRKLALAAYSRYGVIRKKNSRKAMEHKRNIGYNLDYAPGSIPVSEISDQLTNAGILSTDTVFVRISLSAGLAFEGGVQAFLKALMDYFTPNGTLVMSSYTFNKSPILFLADNPFFDSKTTTDQLSLVNELFRRTPGVLRSIHPTHSVCAFGKNAKWIVADHHKSEYCYSPNSPFARLYELGAKEISIGVYPTSISFHYIEQFVPKHIPGYQDLDTPIMCRLKINDEEIRKPFKDTDGFAYYRSNYDVFIGTKAQPQKHFFGQNLDFYTLDLPDQLNAMKILVEQKQYWHTEPSKLKNFIFKKIIKPMILKAFFNKKDGILYPVKEPAK is encoded by the coding sequence ATGTTTTTGAATATATATAGAAAACTAGCTTTAGCTGCCTACTCTCGTTACGGAGTCATCAGAAAAAAGAACTCTCGTAAGGCCATGGAACACAAAAGAAATATCGGTTACAATTTGGACTATGCTCCCGGAAGCATCCCTGTCTCCGAAATATCCGACCAATTAACCAATGCCGGAATACTCTCTACCGACACTGTGTTTGTAAGAATTTCTCTTTCTGCCGGTTTAGCCTTTGAAGGCGGAGTACAAGCTTTTCTGAAAGCACTTATGGATTATTTCACGCCCAATGGTACTCTTGTCATGTCGTCCTACACTTTCAATAAAAGCCCTATACTTTTTCTAGCGGATAACCCGTTCTTCGACTCCAAAACCACCACCGATCAGCTTAGTCTAGTTAACGAATTATTCAGACGAACGCCCGGAGTTCTGCGGAGTATTCACCCGACACACTCCGTATGTGCTTTTGGAAAAAATGCAAAATGGATTGTTGCAGATCATCATAAATCAGAATATTGCTATTCTCCGAATTCCCCTTTTGCTCGCTTGTACGAATTGGGAGCAAAGGAAATTTCTATTGGAGTTTACCCAACATCAATAAGCTTCCATTACATTGAACAATTTGTTCCCAAACATATCCCTGGCTATCAAGACTTAGATACCCCCATAATGTGCCGATTAAAAATCAATGACGAAGAAATTAGGAAACCATTCAAAGACACAGATGGATTTGCTTACTATAGATCGAACTACGATGTTTTTATTGGAACAAAGGCACAACCTCAAAAACATTTCTTTGGCCAAAATTTAGATTTTTACACTCTTGATCTACCCGACCAATTAAATGCGATGAAAATCCTTGTTGAACAAAAACAATATTGGCACACGGAACCCAGCAAGCTAAAAAACTTTATCTTTAAAAAAATAATAAAGCCTATGATTCTAAAAGCCTTCTTTAACAAAAAAGATGGCATTCTTTACCCGGTTAAGGAGCCTGCCAAATGA
- the pseI gene encoding pseudaminic acid synthase has product MNTFNIKDRHIGPGHPTYIIAEMSANHNQNFDAAVELIHIAKECGVDAIKIQTYTPDTITLDCDNEYFKIGKGTIWEGQTLHSLYGTAYTPWEWQPKLKKIADNLGLDFFSTPFDASAVDFLEEMDVPVYKIASFELVDIPLIKKVAATQKPVIMSTGMGTLSEIDEAVTAFRQAGGTDLILLKCTSAYPAPPESMNLHTIMNMQETFGVPCGLSDHSLGIEIPVAAVALGACVIEKHFIKSRSDGGPDSSFSLEAEELKAMVISIRNAEKALGKVQYQITEKEKAGRVFRKSIFASKDIAQGESVTSQNIKCVRPNNGLHTRHFEEIIGKLALSNIKKGTPIHWNLLS; this is encoded by the coding sequence ATGAATACTTTTAATATTAAAGATCGCCACATCGGCCCAGGACATCCAACATATATAATCGCTGAGATGTCTGCGAATCATAACCAAAATTTTGATGCAGCTGTTGAGCTTATTCATATCGCCAAAGAATGCGGCGTCGATGCAATTAAAATACAAACTTACACGCCTGATACCATCACACTGGATTGTGACAATGAATATTTCAAAATAGGTAAAGGAACCATATGGGAAGGACAAACACTCCATTCTCTTTACGGTACAGCTTACACCCCGTGGGAGTGGCAGCCTAAACTTAAAAAAATTGCTGACAATCTTGGTCTTGATTTTTTCTCGACTCCATTCGATGCTTCGGCTGTCGATTTTCTAGAAGAAATGGATGTACCTGTTTACAAAATTGCCTCTTTTGAACTTGTAGATATTCCATTAATAAAAAAAGTAGCCGCCACCCAAAAACCAGTCATTATGTCCACCGGTATGGGTACGTTATCCGAAATAGATGAAGCGGTAACCGCATTTCGCCAAGCAGGCGGAACAGATCTTATTTTATTAAAATGCACCAGCGCCTATCCGGCTCCTCCTGAATCCATGAATCTGCATACCATTATGAATATGCAGGAAACTTTCGGAGTTCCGTGCGGCCTCTCTGATCATTCGCTTGGAATAGAAATTCCTGTAGCGGCTGTTGCTTTAGGAGCCTGTGTTATTGAAAAGCACTTCATAAAATCAAGATCAGACGGAGGCCCCGACAGCTCTTTCTCACTTGAAGCTGAAGAACTGAAAGCAATGGTCATCTCCATAAGGAACGCAGAAAAAGCTTTAGGAAAAGTGCAATACCAAATAACCGAAAAAGAAAAAGCCGGAAGGGTTTTCAGAAAATCTATTTTTGCAAGTAAAGATATAGCCCAAGGCGAGTCAGTAACATCTCAAAACATCAAATGTGTAAGACCTAACAATGGTTTGCACACTCGTCATTTCGAAGAAATAATTGGTAAACTTGCCTTGAGTAACATAAAAAAAGGCACCCCTATACATTGGAATCTCTTAAGCTAA
- a CDS encoding GDSL-type esterase/lipase family protein, protein MKLMFYTLLSINAVMLLFAAYFVHSRGGIEYLKAKYKQVVQNEAIGDSFAKMRKNKIESLLALPSNDSDILMVGDSITESGHWSELFNDSRFKNRGIGGETTTALKDWFSKLAVKKPSVMVLLIGINNLKSGINEQQTNTYLSDIKSFCKEIPQETQGYIISILPINEELSENFIKCKNHEIKNINLKLQEEAEQFSNVKYVDIFSNIINKNGQLDPAYTVDGVHLTHEGYKILTYLLKSKLPNS, encoded by the coding sequence ATGAAGTTGATGTTCTATACTTTGTTAAGCATTAACGCAGTGATGCTGCTTTTTGCTGCCTATTTTGTCCATTCGCGTGGAGGAATAGAATATTTGAAGGCAAAATATAAACAAGTTGTTCAAAATGAAGCCATTGGTGATTCATTTGCTAAAATGAGAAAAAACAAAATCGAATCACTTCTAGCTCTTCCATCAAATGACTCCGACATTTTGATGGTCGGAGACTCCATTACAGAAAGCGGGCACTGGTCAGAACTGTTTAATGATTCTCGCTTTAAAAACCGAGGCATTGGAGGAGAAACAACAACAGCTTTAAAGGACTGGTTTTCAAAGTTAGCTGTAAAAAAGCCTTCTGTCATGGTTCTTTTAATCGGTATCAATAATTTAAAGTCAGGGATAAATGAACAACAAACTAATACTTATCTGTCTGATATTAAATCTTTTTGTAAAGAGATACCTCAAGAAACACAAGGCTACATTATAAGTATTCTGCCTATTAATGAAGAGTTATCAGAAAACTTTATAAAATGTAAAAATCATGAAATTAAAAATATAAACCTAAAACTTCAAGAAGAAGCTGAACAATTTTCAAACGTTAAATATGTTGATATATTTTCAAATATTATCAACAAAAACGGCCAGCTTGACCCAGCATATACGGTTGATGGTGTACATCTGACTCATGAAGGTTACAAGATTTTAACATACTTATTAAAATCAAAATTGCCCAATTCTTAA
- a CDS encoding NAD(P)-dependent oxidoreductase, which translates to MITILGTTGFIGSALKARLLLDKKSVTGLSRPVFDLAKPKTYSSIPKETEILIHSAGPAGPEHAENRYWRECVQATYDLVDFINKERKNIQLIAYISSGAVYRASNSALTETSELGPSNLYGMSRLLSENIISSKANCRSVHMRLFFPYGPGQKSPRLIPELTRKIIAGEAILLNGEEGLPKLNPIYIDDLISQITSLLENTNKKVINIGGSELVTIKNLAEKIGASLNKIPVFKISNNTSSNFYTMNNKSYEENISIQNRLFAMNQQGKHND; encoded by the coding sequence ATGATCACAATACTTGGAACTACAGGATTTATAGGGTCTGCTTTAAAGGCAAGACTTTTACTGGACAAAAAATCGGTCACAGGCTTGTCACGTCCAGTGTTTGACCTTGCTAAACCAAAAACCTACTCTTCAATTCCTAAAGAGACGGAAATACTGATCCATTCCGCCGGTCCCGCGGGGCCGGAACATGCCGAAAACAGATACTGGCGTGAATGTGTTCAAGCCACTTATGACCTTGTGGATTTTATTAATAAAGAGCGCAAAAACATACAATTAATAGCATATATCTCTAGTGGAGCTGTTTATCGCGCTTCGAATTCAGCTTTGACTGAAACAAGTGAGCTTGGCCCTTCCAATCTTTACGGAATGAGTAGACTTCTTTCCGAAAATATAATTTCAAGTAAAGCGAATTGCCGCTCTGTTCACATGCGCCTCTTCTTCCCTTATGGACCAGGACAAAAATCACCACGTCTGATCCCTGAACTTACCCGCAAAATTATTGCAGGTGAAGCCATCTTGCTAAATGGAGAAGAAGGTCTTCCTAAATTAAATCCAATTTATATTGATGATCTCATTTCACAGATCACTTCTTTACTTGAAAATACGAACAAAAAAGTAATTAATATTGGTGGAAGTGAACTTGTAACCATTAAAAATCTTGCTGAAAAGATAGGGGCCTCTTTAAATAAAATCCCTGTTTTTAAAATTTCTAATAACACCTCTTCAAACTTTTATACTATGAACAACAAAAGCTATGAAGAAAATATATCTATACAAAACAGACTCTTCGCAATGAATCAACAAGGAAAACATAATGATTAA
- a CDS encoding class I SAM-dependent methyltransferase: MIKKNLCKICNSEITAIPLCNAPIAGIKCNSIEESIKHPIFKHTFNHCSMCNMVSYHYFDEASSLLDKMYASQPSTYSLLSGASDYIKNFCKSLISKYNIQKDDNILEIGCNDGELLHEIKSQSKCNVLGIEPSSSFTTIWKDRKLNIINTFFSDETVTELANQQFKIITFRHVFEHIKEPQDFFANVAKLAQDETIIVIEVPYLKTIIDNERYENTSYSHLNYFSIRPLTVLAKQYGFHIIHQETAVTDGGSLVVHLSRQNKQNNSFDDNITAEQLTTFVSNLDTKKEKIHALIKKYSKNEIVAYGAGAKGPHLMYLFDLNNYLSYIVDDNTSFAGQYIAGTDVQVQPTSFLQNKNIKAVINFAPTHSKLIKSKVPQSLKFIDLI, translated from the coding sequence ATGATTAAAAAAAACTTATGCAAAATATGTAATTCAGAAATCACAGCAATCCCACTGTGCAATGCTCCAATCGCCGGCATAAAATGTAATAGTATTGAAGAGAGCATTAAGCACCCTATTTTTAAACACACCTTCAATCACTGTAGCATGTGCAACATGGTAAGCTACCATTATTTTGATGAAGCCTCATCTTTACTTGATAAAATGTATGCATCACAACCTTCCACATATTCTCTATTGTCGGGAGCAAGCGACTACATAAAAAACTTTTGTAAATCGCTAATTTCCAAGTACAACATCCAGAAAGATGATAATATTCTCGAAATTGGCTGCAATGATGGTGAATTGCTACATGAAATTAAATCTCAATCTAAATGTAACGTTCTAGGAATTGAACCAAGCTCGTCGTTTACAACTATCTGGAAAGATAGAAAACTAAATATTATAAACACTTTTTTTTCAGACGAAACAGTGACCGAACTTGCTAATCAACAGTTTAAAATAATAACTTTTAGGCATGTTTTTGAACACATAAAAGAACCTCAAGACTTTTTTGCAAATGTAGCAAAACTAGCACAAGATGAAACAATAATTGTGATCGAAGTCCCATACTTAAAGACAATTATTGACAATGAAAGGTATGAAAACACAAGCTACTCTCACCTAAATTACTTTAGTATAAGGCCACTTACAGTGCTTGCAAAGCAATACGGTTTCCATATTATCCATCAGGAAACTGCCGTCACAGATGGAGGGTCCTTAGTGGTCCACTTATCTCGCCAAAATAAACAAAACAACAGTTTTGATGACAACATTACTGCAGAACAACTTACTACATTCGTGTCTAATTTAGATACAAAAAAAGAAAAAATTCACGCTCTTATAAAAAAATATTCAAAAAATGAAATAGTAGCATATGGAGCCGGAGCAAAGGGACCGCACCTGATGTATTTATTTGATCTGAATAACTATCTATCATATATTGTAGATGACAATACGTCTTTTGCTGGTCAATATATAGCTGGAACGGATGTACAAGTTCAGCCAACAAGTTTTCTACAGAATAAAAACATAAAAGCTGTTATAAACTTTGCTCCCACACACAGTAAGCTTATCAAATCCAAAGTACCACAATCACTCAAATTTATTGACTTAATTTAA
- a CDS encoding radical SAM protein — MKTSFKNGFIALVKKHSPIEQLKYIIESKHSGSKIYNAVLSKLNRHLKYTGNLPYYPTQISIEPTRACNYRCLSCLHGIEGGKEILSKRDKFMDFEKYKKFIDQIYKKIWFISLTGAGESFLHPNIYEMINYAANKGIFITLENNGSVFDPENLARTDINNIHFGVDCITQENYSKYRIGGNIENVIKRIKAYCELNSQKNKPATVHLRFLINKYTEDDYGKAEKIFEGYDFVKIYYDGFIIPPENLSMSTTMPCSTTLEKYEEWHPRKYTEYNKYRYDSKLNLMRENNLFHEPTGSCSGVYTGAFLNSDGSIFPCCVAQPSMPEALCYGNAFEHSFDEIWNSTRAKNFRSNYKKANGDYAFCKNCPNGRD; from the coding sequence ATGAAAACTAGCTTTAAAAATGGATTCATCGCCCTTGTAAAAAAACATTCCCCCATTGAACAGCTTAAATATATTATTGAATCAAAGCATAGTGGATCAAAAATTTACAACGCAGTTCTTTCTAAACTAAACAGGCACTTAAAATATACAGGTAATCTTCCATACTACCCTACACAAATTTCTATAGAGCCGACCAGGGCATGTAACTACCGATGCCTGTCTTGTCTTCATGGGATAGAAGGCGGCAAAGAAATATTATCTAAAAGAGATAAATTTATGGACTTTGAAAAATATAAGAAGTTCATAGATCAAATATATAAAAAAATCTGGTTTATATCCCTTACAGGGGCAGGGGAAAGTTTTCTACACCCGAACATATATGAAATGATTAACTATGCTGCAAATAAAGGAATTTTTATTACATTAGAAAATAATGGAAGTGTCTTTGATCCTGAGAATTTAGCGCGGACAGACATTAACAACATTCATTTTGGCGTAGATTGTATTACACAAGAGAACTATTCTAAATACCGCATTGGCGGAAACATTGAAAATGTAATTAAAAGAATAAAAGCCTATTGCGAATTAAATTCTCAAAAAAATAAACCTGCTACTGTTCATTTAAGATTTCTCATTAACAAATATACTGAAGACGACTACGGCAAGGCTGAAAAAATATTTGAAGGCTATGATTTTGTAAAAATATATTACGACGGGTTTATCATTCCGCCGGAAAATTTAAGCATGAGTACCACTATGCCTTGCAGTACTACTCTTGAAAAATATGAAGAATGGCATCCGCGCAAGTACACTGAATACAATAAATACCGTTACGACAGTAAGCTTAACTTGATGCGTGAAAACAATTTATTTCATGAACCTACGGGTTCCTGTTCTGGAGTCTATACCGGAGCATTTCTAAACAGCGATGGTTCCATTTTTCCATGCTGTGTTGCCCAGCCATCTATGCCCGAAGCTCTTTGTTATGGGAATGCCTTTGAACATAGTTTCGATGAAATCTGGAACAGCACGAGAGCAAAAAATTTCCGCTCCAATTACAAAAAAGCTAATGGAGATTATGCTTTTTGTAAAAATTGCCCTAACGGACGGGATTAA
- a CDS encoding ketoacyl-ACP synthase III, which translates to MPNLIHRVEYYQPEKIVDCVLLDKEKPDWNISETLPKTGVRFLHHADAEETTLDMAFKAASKALTGLADLPDTLIVCTQTPDTLLPHCSAMLQDKLGLDRSTKCFDLSLGCSGYGYGLATGYSYLRSGISKRVLLVTVDNYSKVINPENKKAFLLFSDGASATIIDSPDEDPVFHFGTDGSRNKAIVCKNSGISVVTGDMANQPIQKPNFEMDGYGVFLFTLGTIPSEISKLIEKANLAMDDIDLFVLHQASRYVLESIGKKLNIPENKLIIDLEEVGNTTSSSIPIALKRTEEAGRLKKGNKILTFGFGIGLSWSGAVFDY; encoded by the coding sequence ATGCCTAATTTAATTCATAGAGTTGAATATTACCAACCGGAAAAAATTGTCGACTGCGTTCTGCTCGACAAGGAAAAACCGGATTGGAATATTTCTGAAACCCTGCCAAAGACAGGGGTAAGATTTCTCCACCATGCTGATGCCGAGGAAACAACTCTTGATATGGCCTTTAAAGCCGCATCCAAAGCTCTCACAGGACTTGCAGACTTGCCGGATACTTTAATAGTCTGCACGCAGACACCGGACACTCTGCTCCCTCATTGCTCCGCCATGCTCCAGGATAAGCTCGGCTTAGATCGCTCGACAAAATGCTTTGATCTGAGTCTTGGATGCAGTGGCTACGGGTATGGTCTTGCAACAGGATACAGCTATCTCCGGTCTGGAATTTCAAAAAGAGTTTTACTGGTTACTGTTGATAATTATTCAAAAGTTATCAACCCCGAGAATAAAAAAGCATTTCTTCTTTTTTCTGACGGAGCCAGTGCAACAATTATAGATAGCCCGGATGAAGATCCCGTCTTTCATTTCGGCACAGACGGCAGTAGAAACAAAGCGATTGTCTGCAAAAATTCAGGCATCAGCGTTGTCACCGGGGATATGGCAAATCAACCGATTCAGAAGCCGAACTTTGAAATGGACGGATACGGCGTATTTCTTTTTACGTTGGGAACCATACCATCCGAAATTTCAAAATTAATAGAAAAAGCTAATCTTGCAATGGATGATATAGACTTATTTGTCTTACATCAGGCAAGCAGGTACGTTCTCGAGTCCATCGGCAAAAAACTGAATATACCTGAAAATAAACTTATTATAGATCTGGAGGAGGTAGGAAATACTACATCCTCATCAATCCCCATTGCTCTTAAAAGAACAGAAGAAGCAGGCAGGCTTAAAAAGGGAAACAAGATATTAACCTTCGGCTTCGGCATTGGGCTCAGTTGGAGCGGTGCTGTTTTTGATTACTAA